One part of the Helicobacter cetorum MIT 99-5656 genome encodes these proteins:
- a CDS encoding virB3 type IV secretion protein translates to MNSWIICFLSSSSLLVWSLFYGVVVFLALVIMFYVLEFFDEDITNIVLANLTLKNDTKDYYP, encoded by the coding sequence ATGAATAGCTGGATAATTTGCTTTTTGAGTTCATCTTCTTTGCTTGTATGGTCTTTATTTTATGGTGTGGTTGTATTTCTAGCGTTAGTAATAATGTTTTATGTCTTGGAATTTTTTGATGAAGATATTACAAACATTGTCTTAGCAAATTTAACCCTTAAAAATGATACTAAAGATTATTATCCATAG
- a CDS encoding TrbC/VirB2 family protein yields the protein MKYKGLKEKALVFVLLTIPNWLLANGGGSNQQWKNTLNKIIDFVSSDFMKVIGTIIVICIGFYVLKNLDRLGEIVWKVLGVVLAIIAIINARSISNFFFGS from the coding sequence ATGAAATATAAAGGTTTAAAAGAAAAGGCTTTGGTATTTGTATTGCTGACAATACCAAATTGGCTCTTAGCGAATGGGGGCGGTAGTAATCAGCAATGGAAAAACACTCTTAATAAGATAATAGATTTTGTTAGCTCTGATTTTATGAAAGTTATCGGAACAATCATCGTGATTTGTATAGGTTTTTATGTTCTTAAAAACTTAGACAGATTGGGTGAAATTGTATGGAAAGTTCTAGGGGTTGTTCTAGCTATTATTGCCATTATAAATGCTAGAAGCATTTCAAACTTTTTCTTTGGCTCTTAA